The genomic region TTGGCAACTCCTTGCGCCTGCGGTCCTTTCAAGCCACGTAGGTTTTAGCCCATTAGGCCGAAACCTGCGTGATTGTTTAACATCAGCGGCCATGACGCAAACCACTACTTCTCACTTATCGCGAAACGAGCGCCTTGACCGGCTGCCAGTAACCTCAAAACACAAAAAGCTGTTATGGGGCTCTGGCATCGGCTGGGCGCTCGACGCGATGGATGTCGGGCTTATCTCCTTTATTATGGCCGCCCTCGCGGTCCACTGGAACCTAGAGTCCTCGCAAACTTCTTGGATCGCCACCGCCGGTTTCGTCGGCATGGCATTAGGCGCAACCTTAGGCGGGCTGCTGGCCGATAAATTCGGCCGCCGCCATGTCTTTGCCCTAACCTTGCTGGTCTACGGTCTTGCCACCGGCGCGTCCGCACTCGCTACCGGTTTAGGTGTGCTGATTGTCCTGCGCTTTATCGTTGGCCTTGGCCTCGGCGCAGAATTACCAGTCGCCTCGACGTTGATTTCCGAATTCGCTCCCCGCAAAATCCGCGGGCGCATGGTCGTCTTACTCGAAGCGTTCTGGGCAGCCGGTTGGATTGCGGCTGCCATCGTCGGCACCTTTGTGGTGGGAGCCTCCGATTCCGGATGGCGCTGGGCCTTAGCCATCGGCATGATTCCCGCCCTCTACGCACTCTATGTGCGCATGGCGCTGCCAGAATCCGTCCGCTTCCTCGAAGCCACCGACCGCCACGATGAGGCCGAAAGCATCGTCGTCGACTTCGAAGACTCCGCCCGCCACGAAGGCCACGAGCTAAGCCTCGACGCCCCACCCGCAGAAGTCGACGCAGATGCCCGCGAATCCTCCATCTGGTCACCACGCATGCGCGCTCGCACCGCAGCGTTGTGGGTCATCTGGTTTTGCATCAACTTGTCCTACTACGGCGCGTTTATCTGGATTCCGTCGCTGCTGGTTGCCGATGGTTTTACCCTCGTGCGCTCGTTTACCTTCACGCTGATTATCACCCTCGCGCAGCTGCCCGGCTACACCGCTGCCGCCTGGCTGATTGAAGTATGGGGCCGCCGCGTCACCCTCGCCGTCTTCCTCGTCGGCTCCGCCATATCCGCCGGCGCCTTTGGCATGGCCGAGACCGAATTAACCATCATCATCGCTGGCTGCTTCCTGTCCTTTTTCAACCTCGGCGCGTGGGGCGCGCTCTACGCCATCGGACCAGAGCTCTACCCCACGCAAATTCGCGGACGCGGCACTGGCGCTGCCGCCGGCTTCGGGCGCATCGCCTCGATTGTCTCCCCACTCATCGTTCCCCCGATCCTCGCAGCCGCCGGCCAGCCGTGGCTGTTCGTGCTATTCGCCAGCGCCTTTGCCCTAGCCGCCGTCGCGGC from Corynebacterium ammoniagenes DSM 20306 harbors:
- a CDS encoding MFS transporter; this encodes MTQTTTSHLSRNERLDRLPVTSKHKKLLWGSGIGWALDAMDVGLISFIMAALAVHWNLESSQTSWIATAGFVGMALGATLGGLLADKFGRRHVFALTLLVYGLATGASALATGLGVLIVLRFIVGLGLGAELPVASTLISEFAPRKIRGRMVVLLEAFWAAGWIAAAIVGTFVVGASDSGWRWALAIGMIPALYALYVRMALPESVRFLEATDRHDEAESIVVDFEDSARHEGHELSLDAPPAEVDADARESSIWSPRMRARTAALWVIWFCINLSYYGAFIWIPSLLVADGFTLVRSFTFTLIITLAQLPGYTAAAWLIEVWGRRVTLAVFLVGSAISAGAFGMAETELTIIIAGCFLSFFNLGAWGALYAIGPELYPTQIRGRGTGAAAGFGRIASIVSPLIVPPILAAAGQPWLFVLFASAFALAAVAAFTLPENKGKALAD